GGCCCAGCGGGAGGAAAAGGCCCCCCGAAGCCCCCTCTTTTTCCTCAACCCGGAGATCGTGGAAGCCGAGGGAGAACTCTACGAAGAAGAAGGTTGTCTCAGTATCCCGGGATATTCCGCCAAAGTGAAACGGTTTTCCCGGGTGTTGGTCCGCGCCCTGGATCGCGAAGGAAAACCCTTCGAGATGGAATTGGAAGGCTTAAGAGCCCGCGCCGTCCAACACGAATTGGACCACTTAAACGGTGTCCTCTACGTGGATCACCTCTCCCCACTCAAACGCAAGCTCTTCCTGCGCTGGTGGAAAAAACACGCACCTTCTACCAAATGAAAGGGTCGTCTCTACCCTCAAACGATTTTTTAATTTTTTAT
This portion of the Thermosulfurimonas marina genome encodes:
- the def gene encoding peptide deformylase, whose translation is MAIRKILVYGHPLLRERAQEVREIDGKLQDLLEDMLETMYAAKGLGLAANQVGELQRIFVLDLAQREEKAPRSPLFFLNPEIVEAEGELYEEEGCLSIPGYSAKVKRFSRVLVRALDREGKPFEMELEGLRARAVQHELDHLNGVLYVDHLSPLKRKLFLRWWKKHAPSTK